In the Haloterrigena turkmenica DSM 5511 genome, CCCGTCGAAAGATGTCGAGGAACTCGTCGGTCCGCGAGCCGCGCTCCTCGAAGGGGACGCCGAGAGCCTCGAACTCGGTGTGCAGCCACCCCGGCGCGACGCCGAGGTCGGCCCGGCCGCCCGAGAGCGACTCGAGCGTGAGCACGTGTTTCGTCAGCGTGATCGGGTGGCGGTACGGCGCGGCACAGACGTTCGTCCCGAGGGCGATGTCGTCCGTGATCGCCGCCAAGTGCGAGAGCACCTGGAACACGTCGTAGACGCTCGTGTCCGAATCGAACGGCGGTTCGCCGCTCTGGGAGAACTCGTAGTCCGAGGGGATCTCGTCGGGGTACGCGATGTGGTCGCCGGCGACGAGGACATCGAACCCGTTCTCTTCGACCGCGGTCGCAGTCCGCCTGAAGATCTCCGGGCGCTCCTCGTCCGCGATCCCGTAGTCGTTGCTCGTCGCTGACAGCATTACGCCGAACTCGAGGTCACTTGCTGACGCCATTGACACTCGTTCGTTTACTAGCTGTTAGCAAATCTCTTTCGGACGGAATCAGACTCGAGCGAGCGTACAAAAAGCGCGGAGACGAACAAACCGTCCGCTTGGATTCCGAACGCGCCTGAGTAGCGCCGTCGGCCGCTCGAAAACGAATAGCCGTTACTCGAAGAGGTGATCGCTGATGATCTGTCGGTTGACTTCGTTAGTTCCCTCGTAGATCTGGGCGCCTTTCGCTTCGCGCATGAACCGCTCGACGGGGTAGTCCTTCGAGTATCCTCTGGAGCCGTGGACCTGCACCGCTTCGGTGGTGACGTCCATCGCGACGTCGGTCGCGAACGTCTTCGCCATCGAGGCCTGCTTGTTCACCCGGTTGCCGTCGTCGAGGTTTTTGGCCGCCCAGATGGTCATGAGCCGCGCCGCCTGGATATCCATCGCCA is a window encoding:
- a CDS encoding TIGR03619 family F420-dependent LLM class oxidoreductase, translating into MASASDLEFGVMLSATSNDYGIADEERPEIFRRTATAVEENGFDVLVAGDHIAYPDEIPSDYEFSQSGEPPFDSDTSVYDVFQVLSHLAAITDDIALGTNVCAAPYRHPITLTKHVLTLESLSGGRADLGVAPGWLHTEFEALGVPFEERGSRTDEFLDIFRRACEEERLSYDGDHASFDTVGFHPSPSREIPVWIGGHSGATFRRIAEYGNGWTTLWDRPDDVEQARDRILNAWTDYDRDGEPEIAVLRPVNVGGDGDRILSGSADEIIDDLESYAAAGATRVIVDFYTTDVDEQLEQIRRLGEDVLPSF